From a single Brassica rapa cultivar Chiifu-401-42 chromosome A01, CAAS_Brap_v3.01, whole genome shotgun sequence genomic region:
- the LOC103857909 gene encoding polygalacturonase QRT3: MRHSCFVCLLLFLITVSVQLDETISLIRDMTKLLEIQDKIQEKLAVAPSLPPLSPPSSPFPKMVGRVIYPISYGADPTGGQDSSDAILEALTDAFQLHIELHMLPRVTDLGGVVIDLQGGSYKIGKPLRFPSSGGGNLLVKGGTFRASEVFPGDRHLVELVASNSSPEDTFSDQNSGIFFEDVTFKDVLFDSSFRGGGLAVVNSARIRITDCYFLHFTTHGIKVQGGHETYISNTFLGQHSTVGGDRQERQFSGTGIDISSTDNAITDVVIFSAGIGILLNGQANIVTGVHCYNKATWFGGIGILVKSHLTRIDNCYLDYTGIVIEDPVHVHVTNALFLGDANIVLRSVQGKKIHGVNILNNMFSGDPKHNFPIVKLEGEFNEVEQVVIDQNNVEGMTLKSTTGKAKVSANGTRWVVDFEPVLVFPNRINHYQHSFLAQSGEIPASAVTNVSNNVVVVETDRDVIGTVSVIVYQ; the protein is encoded by the exons ATGAGACACTCTTGCTTTGTTTGCTTGTTACTGTTTCTCATCACTGTTTCAGTTCAGTTAGATGAGACAATATCCTTAATAAGAGACATGACAAAGCTTCTTGAAATCCAAGACAAGATCCAAGAAAAACTCGCTGTCGCTCCCTCTCTCCCACCTTTGTCTCCCCCTTCATCGCCATTTCCCAAAATG GTAGGCAGAGTTATATACCCAATTAGCTACGGAGCTGACCCGACAGGTGGACAAGACAGCAGTGACGCAATACTTGAAGCTTTAACCGATGCTTTTCAGCTACACATTGAGCTTCACATGCTGCCACGTGTCACTGATCTAGGTGGTGTTGTTATTGATCTCCAAGGTGGCAGTTACAAAATCGGAAAACCTCTCCGGTTCCCTTCCTCCGGTGGCGGAAACCTCCTG GTAAAAGGAGGGACATTCCGAGCATCAGAAGTGTTTCCTGGTGATCGGCATTTGGTAGAACTCGTGGCTTCAAACTCGTCGCCGGAGGATACATTCTCCGACCAGAACTCAGGGATCTTCTTCGAGGATGTGACATTCAAAGACGTTCTTTTCGACTCAAGCTTCAGAGGTGGGGGTCTCGCGGTGGTAAACTCAGCTCGTATCCGTATCACAGACTGCTACTTCCTCCACTTCACAACACACGGGATCAAAGTCCAGGGAGGTCACGAGACATACATCTCAAACACCTTCTTGGGACAACACTCAACAGTAGGCGGAGACAGACAAGAAAGACAGTTCTCAGGGACAGGTATCGATATCTCTAGTACCGACAACGCCATAACCGACGTAGTAATCTTCTCTGCTGGTATCGGTATCTTGCTGAACGGCCAGGCGAATATAGTCACAGGCGTGCATTGCTACAACAAAGCTACATGGTTTGGTGGGATAGGCATTCTAGTGAAGTCTCACTTAACGAGGATAGACAACTGTTACCTTGACTACACAGGTATAGTCATCGAAGACCCTGTTCACGTCCACGTCACAAACGCTCTCTTCTTGGGAGATGCGAACATCGTGTTGAGATCGGTGCAAGGGAAGAAGATTCACGGTGTGAACATTCTCAACAACATGTTTAGCGGTGATCCTAAACACAACTTCCCGATTGTTAAGCTAGAAGGAGAGTTTAATGAGGTTGAGCAAGTTGTGATTGATCAGAACAATGTGGAAGGGATGACGTTGAAGTCAACAACCGGGAAGGCGAAGGTATCAGCTAATGGGACGAGATGGGTTGTTGATTTTGAACCGGTTTTGGTTTTCCCTAACCGGATAAACCATTACCAGCATTCGTTTTTGGCGCAGTCCGGAGAGATTCCTGCGAGTGCTGTGACTAATGTTTCCAACAATGTGGTGGTTGTCGAAACTGATAGAGATGTGATCGGAACCGTGTCAG